A single region of the Triticum dicoccoides isolate Atlit2015 ecotype Zavitan chromosome 2B, WEW_v2.0, whole genome shotgun sequence genome encodes:
- the LOC119365328 gene encoding uncharacterized protein LOC119365328, with translation MLAWSWLDIMGSPLMQDNGSCTIAACLMCLDAQHRLAFERQHGVDTFAYHIPAETAEDLLGLCKGCGVWTEDDGADEGNVLEVLRITGGAKAASYRPGWEPHCTLQVKSWEKMFNFAGMLPAFSIAYTMHTKGPLLGSFIAGQDYYADGWESRVYRGGSGEEAEPHVVVCFGYVFDNGEMHVTVIDNHRLYGPLRWILYDAFTTFTRIEVEPLDAGSLRKEHKTSWWRGLLGKLRRTKQQPAWRLWRYLLSEIWKMTERDFLSAKPST, from the exons ATGTTGGCTTGGTCTTGGCTGGATATTATGGGCAGCCCACTCATGCAAGATAACG GGAGTTGCACAATCGCGGCGTGCTTGATGTGTCTAGATGCCCAGCACCGGCTCGCCTTCGAGCGGCAGCATGGGGTGGACACGTTTGCTTACCACATCCCTGCTGAGACCGCCGAGGACTTGCTGGGCTTGTGCAAAGGTTGCGGCGTCTGGACGGAGGACGATGGAGCAGACGAAGGCAATGTGCTGGAGGTGCTGAGAATCACCGGAGGAGCAAAGGCTGCGTCCTACCGGCCGGGCTGGGAGCCCCACTGTACGCTTCAAGTCAAGAGCTGGGAGAAGATGTTCAACTTTGCCGGGATGTTGCCAGCATTCAGCATTGCGTACACGATGCACACCAAGGGGCCGCTACTTGGCTCGTTCATCGCAGGACAGGATTACTACGCGGACGGCTGGGAATCGAGGGTCTACCGCGGAGGATCGGGCGAGGAGGCGGAGCCGCACGTGGTGGTTTGTTTTGGCTACGTTTTCGACAATGGCGAAATGCACGTGACGGTGATCGACAACCATCGGCTCTACGGGCCGCTCAGATGGATCCTGTACGATGCCTTCACCACCTTCACCCGAATTGAGGTCGAGCCCCTGGACGCGGGCAGTCTAAGGAAGGAGCACAAGACCAGTTGGTGGCGCGGGCTTCTGGGCAAGCTACGGAGGACCAAGCAGCAGCCAGCCTGGAGGCTCTGGCGCTATCTCCTCAGCGAGATATGGAAGATGACGGAGCGTGATTTCCTTTCAGCCAAGCCATCTACCTAG